Part of the Pseudoalteromonas sp. Scap06 genome is shown below.
ACACAGCAGCACAAAAAATAATGAAAACGATATTTTAGGTTTGTAAATAGAACAAGAGCTGTAAATAAACTTAGGTTTAATAAAAAACAACGACTAGTATCCTTAATTAAAACGGCATTAATTACAAATTGATATATCAGAATAGCACTTCAAAACAATATAGCGACCACATTGAATATAAATTAAAAAACCAAAAAATAATCCTTAACCGCAATGCTTTTACACAAAGCAATGGCAATAGTAACCTTTTGCTAACGAACAGCTTTGCATTCAGTTGAATACTGTAAACCTCCGTTACGGTTTGGTTAAAAATACCGTATGGTAAGGTGGGGTTTTTTCGTTTCTTTTGAAGGAGAGTTTACAAAATGCTGTGGAAATCAATTCTGCAATTTCACATTAATCTAAGTATTAAAGTTAAGCTTTAAATTAATTGAGAAGTGGAGCAGACCACCATGTAGGCTGAAATATAACGACAGGAGTGAGGGCTAATGCTAAAAGCCAAAATATAGCAGCTTGAGCTCGGCTTTTACTAATACGGTAAGACAGTAGCCATAAAAGGGAACTAACTATCATCACAACAAAATATAATAATACTCCATAAACGCCAATACCTTTACCGGCTAAAATAAACTCACTAAATGTGAGGGTTAAGTAAACTTCCGTCACCACGGCCAATAAAACAGCAACTAAAAATAAGAAACTACCCATAAAATGTCTGTTCATTATCGTAACCCTAAATCGTATAATGGCTTGGCTAACTCTTTTTAGTTATGTTGTGATGAGTTGGCTTCTAATTTAACCAGTGGCAATATTAACCGCCATTTTGCTGCGTTATAAACCACCAAAATGATGTTTTGTAAACTGTCACGTGTATAAGGATAGTATGAAGTACCTATTGAATATCTTGGTGTTATTAATCTCATTTCAACTTAATGCTCAAGAGATCAAAGTTAATACCGGAAAGTATTCCGATTATTATCACATGAAATACGAACTTACTTCAGGCAATTATTCTGTAAACACTGAATATGGATTTTCTAAAGGTGGTCAATTTGAAGTATTTGTTCCTAAGGAACGCTTTCCAATCGCCGCTCCAAGTTGCAAAAAGGATATCATAATTCGTATGCCGCACTCGGGCTCCGAAAAACGTAAACGAGCCCTATACAATGAGCTATTGCTGTCCAAAACTATTACAGTTACATTGGAGCTGAATCCATATGTTAAGGTCTTAAAAAAAGATCCATTACAAGTTGAATTAAAGTATTGCAATGTATTTTTCAGACAAAAAGCTGGCGACTATTTTGATCAGCTTTAATGCATATAATGAGGGTAAAAACACTAGATTATTGCCCTCGCGTTGCTTATATCAGCCAGCTGCTTTTAGCCCATTATTGGGGCATTATATTTCTCTATGAATTCTAGGTGAAATTTACTTATGAAAGGCAGACTCAATGAGTATAGGGTAAGGGTAGCTGATTACCGTATAATTTATGAGATACACGACTCTGAAATGATCATATTAGTGGTAAAAGTTGGTCACAGAAAGGCTATATAAATAATAGATCTAATTAAGTAATAGCTAGAAGTAGGGGGTTACTGATTTATCTTATTGCTTTAGACTTTATCTAATAGGCAAAATAAGGATAACGGGTCGGTCAATGAATTTGATGTCTGAAGTCAAGATTTGACCCCCTTTGGTTGTTGATGTCTGAAGTCAAGATTTGACCCCCTTTGGTTGTTGGACCCCCTTTGGTTGTTGACCCCCTTTGGTTGTTGACCCCCTTTGGTTGTTGACCCCCTTTGGTTGTTGACCCCCTTTGGTTGTTTACATGCCCGAAAACATAACAAGTAAATCCAGGTGACGCCTACGGTGTCCTGATTTAGCCATTCTAAGCCAAGGAGAGTTAGTTGAAAATACTCGTATTACTCAGCTTGTGTTACATACTAATTATGAGCTTTAGCTCTTTTAGTCAGTCACATGTTAGTGTCGCTGAAATCAATGGTGCAAATCTTGAATACATCGATATTGGAGAAGGTGAGTTCAATATCGTTATCGAATCAGGTGTTGGTATGGGCGTAAATTACTGGAAGCCTTTACTTCGAGATTTACAGGAATTACAGCAGCGAATAATTATTTATTCACGTGCTGGAATTGGTAAATCCACTGATTTACCTGACGTTTCGTTAAAGAGCTCGAATAAACGTTTAAATGACTTGTTGGCAACGCTAAAAGTGAAAAAAGACATTATCTTAGTTGGCCATTCTTATGGAGGCTTACATGCTCGAGAATATGCGGCTTCTTTTTCTGACCACATCAGTGGAATGGTTTTACTTGACCCAAGCCACGAACTTTTTTCAAATAAACTTAAAAAATTAAATAATGAATGGGCCGAAAATGATGAGAAAAAATTAAATACTATTATGGCTGGCAGTCGAGAATGGGCTGTATTACAAAGTGAATATAAAAAAGGTATGTTATCAGATGGCGGAACAATAATGACGATACCCACGATTGTTGTCACATCTACTAAGAACGCTGAAAGTGATTGGTGGATTGGCCATAGTTCCGAAGGCAAAAAGGTTTGGAGAAACCTACATTCCTCGTTAGTCAAGAATAACCCAAACTCTATTCATATTACTTCAAATGTTGTAGGGCACAATATACCATTGGAGAAACCTGATTTGGTTATTTCATCAATAAATCAATTGATTATGATAGTAGAAGCTAATTACAAAGCCTTAAAGACGAATTAGTAGCAGTTGGCTCTTTTCGCTTCACATTTTAGCCAACTTTTACTCGCCGCTTAAGGCGGCGTTGCCATTGTCTGACTATGGCAATTTTCACTCAGTCATTAATACCAAGCGACTCGGTTAAATTTATTTAATTACACTAGGTTTGTTGCACTCAACCCAACCAAGATTCAACTAACTTAAAACCTTTCACCTTTTGCCTTTAACCTTGCATTTCAACTGTAAACCCCCCTTACATTTTGATTAAAAAAGCCACACCTCAACATGTGTTAAGGTGTGGCTTTTTTGCAGCAGCTGTAATTAAAATTAAGCGACATTCGCTGCTAATAACTCGTTACGTACTAGCTCTGCGCCTTTGCTTAGGGCCTTAAGTTTGCCGTTTGCGATGTCGCGGGGCAGGGGGGCCATGCCGCAGTTGGTGCATGGGTAGAGTTTGTCGGCATCTACATATTTAAGTGCTTCGCGTAGGGTTTTGGCCACCTCTTCGGGAGTTTCTATGGTATTGGTGGCTACATCGATTGCGCCCACCATTATTTTTTTACCGCGTACCAGTTCTAGTAGCTCTATGGGTACATGTGAGTTTTGGCATTCGAGCGAAATAATATCAATATTCGATTTTTGCAGCTTTGGGAATACTTCTTCGTATTGTCGCCACTCGGTGCCGAGGGTTTTCTTCCAATCGGTGTTGGCTTTAATGCCGTAGCCGTAGCAAATATGCACGGCAGTTTCACATTTTAACCCTTCTATGGCTCGCTCAAGGCAGGCTATGCCCCAGTCGTTTACCTCGTCAAAAAACACGTTAAAAGCGGGTTCATCAAATTGGATTATATCAACCCCTGCGGCTTCTAGCTCTTTGGCTTCTTGGTTGAGTATTTTAGCAAATTCCCACGCTAGTTTTTCACGGCTTTTATAGTGATCGTCATACAGGGTGTCGATCATGGTCATTGGCCCGGGCAGTGCCCATTTAATTGGTTGGCTGGTTTGCTGGCGTAAAAACTTGGCGTCTTCAACAAATACCGATTTAGTACGAGACACAGGGCCAACCACTGTGGGTACGCTGGCGTCGTAACGGTCGCGAATTTTAACTGTTTTACGGTTTTCAAAATCAACGCCATTTAAGTGTTCAATAAAGGTGGTTACAAAGTGCTGGCGAGTTTGTTCGCCATCGCTGACTATATCTACGCCTGCAGTTTGTTGCTCGTGCAGGGAAATACGTAGGGCGTCGTGTTTGCCATCTACCAGCTCACTGCCTTGTAATTTCCATGGTGACCATAAGGTTTCGGGCTCAGCAAGCCATGACGGTTTTGGCAAGCTGCCTGCTGATGATGTAGGTAATAGTTTTTTCATAATAAATGCTGCCTTTAATTTTGTTGTGTGATTAAGCGATACTTGCCGAGAACTGCTGCAGCACTGACTGATAAGGCTTAATAAAATGCTGCTCAGTAAATTTACCTTGCTCTACCGCTAATTGACCTCGCTCTGCGCGGTCATACACAATTTGCGTTAACGAATGGTCGTCATTTTTTAAATTAGGTTTATAACGGCTACCAGCGGCGGCGTTGGCGTTATAAATTTCTGGACGATAAATTTTTTGAAACGTTTCCATGGTGCTAATGGTGCTAATTAGTTCAAGGTTGCTGTAGTCGTTAAGTAGGTCACCAAAAAAGTAAAACGCTAACGGCGCAACGCTGTTTGGTGGCATAAAGTAGCGCACTTGTAAGCCCATTTTTTTAAAGTATTGCTCTGTTAACGACGACTCATTAGGCTGATACTCTACGCCTAAAATAGGGTGTAAGTTTTCGGTTTGCTGATAGGTTTTGTTATCAGACACGCTTAAACAAATAACCGGTGGCTTTTTAAAGTGCTGTTTATAGGTATTTGAGTTTACAAAGCATTTAAACAACTTGCCGTGTAAGTCACCAAAGTTATCGGGAATGCTAAATTGCGGTTTGCTTTTGTTATGCTCAAGTAGTAACACGCTAAAGTCGTAGTCGCGCACATACGATGAAAAGTTATTACCCACCATGCCCTCAATTCGCTCGTTGGTTTGACGGTCAATAATATTGGTTTTTAATACCTCAATTGACGGAAATGCCTGGCCACTGCTAGTAATATCTAAATCAACCGAAATGATCTCGAGCTCAATCTCGTAACGATCCCCTTGTGGGTTATCCCAACTGGCCAGTGCATTAAAGCGGTTGTTGATCATTTTTAGGGTATTACGCAGGTTTTGTTGGCGGCTTTCACCCCTTGCTAAATTAGCGAAATTAGTCGTAATACGTGTGTTATTTGATGGATGGTAGTTTTCATCCAAGTTAGTGCTTTTAATAGTAAATGTAAGATCAGTGCTCATAGCCGTATCCTTTCAATTTGAGTTGTTACTGCTTTTATCAATGACACATTACTCGCTGTTAAAACCAAACTAACGGGATAACTGTAATGGTGCTTTGCAGAGTTAATAAATTTATACGCGCTATGTAGCATGAAGAAAAACGGTATTATTTCAGGTAAAACATGAGCCAGATTCACTCTCTTACTAAGTTGAATGAATAAATTAGGCTAGTAGACGCTCCCTATGCGATAAAACCCACTTTAGAAGTCTAGATTTCTAGATGTTTTTACGTGTGTTGTGATTTACTCATACAAAACGTGAGTATTATTCAATGCTTATAGGCACTTAAAGTGCCATTTGCATAAACGGTTGTTGATATACTCGGATAAACCTTGGTGAGCTTAAGCACTTTATTAAGCAGTTCGCCGTCGCAGAACTTTCCACAACATAAGAAGAGACAAAAGGAATGAGTGATTTAATAGTGTTAATTATATACTGCGCCATATTAGGTAGCGGTGTTGGTTTTTTAGCGGGCTTATTAGGAATAGGGGGCGGGCTGGTGATTGTGCCCATACTCAGCATGATATTACTGCACTTTAATGCTTTGCCACCTGAACAAGTAGTGGTGGTTGCCATTGCGACCTCACTGGCCTCTATTTTATTTACCTCGACCTCGTCGGCTATTGCGCATCATAAAAATGGCAATGTACCGTGGGATATTGCACCTTGGGTGATGGCGGGCGTTGCCTTTGGCGCGCTCATTAGTGGCTTTATGGCCGCGCTGTTACCTGAGCATGTGGTACGTTTGGTATTTGCTGTAAGTGTGGTGTTAATTGCATTAAAAATGATTTTTTCAGGTAAGAATGATTCATCATTAGAGCGCCCGTTACCAAATAAAGGACTACTGAGTGTTTATACGACCATAACCGGTGGCTTGTCTGCCATGATAGGTATTGGCGGCGGGGCAGTATTAGTGCCGTTACTGACGTTTTTTTCTGTCGATATGAAAAAAGCCATTGGCTGCGCCTCGGCCTCAGGCATTGTGATAGCCCTGTTTGGTTCAATGGGTTATATCAGTTCAGGCAGCCAGTTATTTAGCCTAAAAGAAGGATTTGCAGGCTTTGTATATTTGCCCGCTTTATTGGGTATTGTATGCACCTCATGGTTTACCGCACCACTCGGCGCTAAAGCCACCCATTATTTGCCAGTTTCAACCATAAAGAAAATATTTGCCGGCTTATTAATAATAATGGCAATAAATATGTTTACTCGATAAGGTTAAAGTTCGCAGGCTTGCTTGCGAATATATTTTGAAATAAAAAATTTTAAGGCAAGGATGCTATGAAAATAGTTAAATTAAGGCATAAAGTTGATAAAACAATCTTAAGTGTTGCTTTGTTCTTTTTGATATCACCTATCATAGGGTTAATTACAGGAACTGCTCATCAGCTTGGAACGACAGGCAGCGACTATCAACAAGCATCGTTAATTGATGACCCAGAGCAATACTGGCAAATTATTATCATGCAACTTACTATTACTTTAGCTATCGGTATCCAAGGGTTTATTACATTCCCAGCCTTAATTGCCGCACGCCAAAAAGTATTAAAGTTTAGAGATAATAATAAAATTTTAGCCAATATCATATTTTATTTGCTCACTCCGGTATTCTTTATCGCTTTGTTGATATTTTTAATATATTTATTTGAACTGTAAGGTTTTAGATCCGTAACCCGCACCCCGACGCCCGTCAATCTTAAGGCGATTAACTAAAATCTACGTCATTTGCGCGTGCTTTATAAATTCATCATAAATACTGTCTTTAATGAGCCTGTCGGGCGTAAAGGCATAATAATGCTGATAAACATTATCAATTGTACCAATGTAATTTACGCCGTAATGGCGCTCCACTTCGGCTTTTACCAAAATAGGCGCAGGGAATATCCCGAACCCTTGCTCACCGAGTGATTTCATTAATGCGCTGTCGTCAACATGGCCTGCTATTGTCATTTCAATCTCTTGCTCTTGCAGCCAATAATAAATAGCACGCGCGACGGGGCTTTCTTTTGCGGGGAGCACTAAAGGCTTGTTGTTTAAAGACTGCGGAAACTGCTTATGTAATTGCGAATGCCATGTTTCGTTACCAAAAAGAGCGATTTGGCTTTTGCCTATTTCATGACAAAACGCCTTAAATGACAAGGTAGTATCGAGTGGTTTATCAGCTAACACTAAATCGATCTTATGAATCGCCATTTGTGCCAGCAGCTCATCTTGTTGGCCATCAATACAGTGCAAGTTGGTAATACAGTCGTTATTAATTAAAGGCGCTAGCCACTTCGACACCAGTGATTTAGGCAACACGTCTGAAATACCGACCTTTAACGTTCGTGAGTATTGCGTGGTATCACCTTGCGTGGTTTCTAGCCATTCGTGAGCAATAGCAAACATATCATTGGTGTATTGCTGAGTTACATGGCCAAACTCCGTTAACTGTAGGCCTCGGCCTTGGCGAACAAACAGTGGTTTTCCTAATCGTTGCTCTAAGTTAGTAATTTGTGAGCTGACCGTTTGCGGCGTTAAATTAAGTATTTTACTCGCCGCAGCAATACTGCCGTGCTTACTTACCTGCCAAAAATAATATAAGTGATTGTAGTTGATGTTGGTAATCATTCGAAAATACCTGTTTTAAAGTAAGAAATAATCAGCTTTTTCCTTTGCCACTAAGTTAGTAGATTACAGTCATGCCTGCAACATAGTTACTATTAAAAGGTGTAATTGCATGAAGCTAAAACTTACAGTTAAAAATAAGATAATTAACGCAAGTGAAAAGATGTCGCTTTTGAAGTTGATAAAAAGCCAATTGGCAAAACATGCTTTAAATATTCGTAAAGTAGAGATTCAAATAAATGATCTTTCGAGTGAGCGCCACGGCACTTTGCAGCAATGCAAAATTAATATTCTTTTGCCGGGGCTACCCAGTATTAATGTAAATACAAAAGGAAGAAGTATGCTGCAAGCGATAAAGCGGGCACTTAAAAGTTTGCAGCACATTCTCGTTAATAAGTATCAACCTTCGCAACCAAGCTCTTAATTTTTATTAATATCGCACTTGCAGTGGCATGGATGCTACTCTTTTAATACGACTCTAATTCCAAGCCATGTTTAGTATTAAACGATTCACTTATTACCTGTTGAGCCTTTAGCGCATTGCTATTGAGCAAAGCCGCCTTTCTTTGTTGGGTTTCGTTACACTCTACCCAACTTACCGTAACTAAAAATCTTTGACCTTGTTCCTTTAACCTTTGACCTCAGCTGTAAACCCCTCACACCATTTTGATTAAAAAGAGAGTGAAATTTTCAATTACCTAAATCCATAAAACTTAGATAAAAAAGTAACTCAAAGTCGTAACTAAGCACTAAATTTGGGTTTTGATTAATAAGCAAGTGTCTACCTAATACCAAACAGATTTATTTACTCGAGAAAATTGAGGTGGATAGAAGATACTGTTAAGGTACTTTGAAATAATAAAAAAATGCCTAACTAACGGCTAAAACCTCTTCCACCTCATAGGACGTTATCTGCTTAATTAAAGTGTTGATGTTCAAGTTTAACTAATGAAGCGAAAATGGAAAATTTCACCAAACTATTAGCAGTTACACTTTATATATTTTCTTTGTCTGGCTGTACTTCTATTGGCAGTTACGTCATGTCAAACCCCGGTATCTATCTTTCTGAAGCACAGTTTATAAAAGCAAAACCTAGCGACATTGGCTTTGAAAAACAAAATTTTTGCTCTTTTAGTACCACTCAATGCATTACATATCTGACTGCTGAACCTTATCAAGCAGCCGAATTTTCGCAAGAGAGTTCTGTTTATTACAACCTTCATGCAACTGGTAATAATGTAGAAAATACAATTTCACACAGAATGACACCAGATACATTTAATCGTTTTAAAGGCACTGCTTTATTGCTTCATGGCTATGGGGGCAGTAAAGAAGCAATGATGGCCTCAGCTATCTATTTTAGAGCGCTTGGTATGAACGTTATTATTCCAGATCTTTTTGGCCATGGTGAATCAACTGAAGCATTTGTATTTGCAGCAAAAGAGCACGGCATTTTAAATGAACTGCTTGCTGAATCACTTTTAAATCAACCAAATAACCAGACTGTTGTAGTCGGCCATTCTATGGGAGCACTTACTGCAAGTAACTTATTATCATCAGAATATGTTGACGCTGCTATTTTACTTGCCCCAATGATGAGTTTTGATGTTGCAGCTAAGGAGTACTTACCTTATAAATCGCCTTTGCTTAGTCATTTTTTTCATAGCGAGATTGATAATATTGTTAACCAAGCAATGTTTGAGGCAGGAGTAACCATTCAAGAAACAAATTTATTGCCTAAATTAACTGAGACTAAAAAACCTGTATTGTTAATTAACTCAGATATTGACTCTCTATCCCCCTCGGCTTACTTTTCATCTATACAAAATGAGTTAGTAAAAAAAATAACTTTTAATGCTCGCTCTCATTCAAGTTTAATGGTGTTTGATCGTGATGATGTTATCGAAATTGAAAACTGGCTAATAACATGGTGAGCCTTCGCTATTTTAGATGACATTGAGTTTATAAGTCATTTTTTATTATTGTCGGGTTTCGTTGCACTCTATCCAACTTACGCTTTGTAAACCCCCATTACATTTTGATTAAAAAAGCCACACGCTATTTGTTTTTAGGGCATTATGTTCGACAGCATTGCGAATTGAAAACAACCCGTATTACATTTAGATATTCTTTTTAAAGAGGAGAACTCTCGCATTACGTTAGATGGTGCGGTAAAAAACATAGCGTTGTTTAGACTATTCGTGATCAACATGTTGAAGCAATGCGATTGTGGAGTAGCAAGCCAGAAGGTTAAATTGAAAAAAGCTGGATGAAGCGATGATTATCGAGTCCGAGTATTTTTTTTGGATTATAAATTCATCAAAGTATACTCGCTCCCTGATCTCATCAGTGAGATTAGTAAGCACTCAACATCACATCGTTATAACGTTAAAAAACCTATAACAGCTATACGCCATTATAGGTTTTTTTAAAAATATGAATGCTAACAATTAATTATAAAAAGTATTTAACCGTTAACCCAACAGAGCTAATATCATGCTGTTTTAGACCATAGTATGTGTAACCCAGTCCAGCACTCATATTATCAGAGAGCTGATAACCTAGCTCAATACCGAAGTAGAGATCAGTACCATTCTCTTCACGGTTAATCGTTGCCAAACCCTGGCTATAAGTCTTGTTGTCACTTTTCCACACCAATACGCCTGAGCTAGCACCTAAATACCACTGGTCGTTAATAAAGTACTGATACCCAACAGCCGCAGAGATACCACCTGCTGTTATAGGTTGGACTTTTGAAACAGCGTGCTTAAATGCATTCCCATCTAATGTCATACCATCGATACTAGCAGAGAAATCACCTAAGCTTTGATAACTAACATCCACAAACCAATTCGTATTAACCTGATAAACAACGCCCAGTTTCCAGCTAGTATCAGAGTCATCTAAAGCTGTTATTTGTGCATCTAACGAGCCCAAGGCTCTATTCAGCTCACCTTTAGATACATGCGCAGTTGCTTGGCCAACACTCGCCGTAAGCCCCCACTCAGCCTTAGCAGGCAAAACCATAAGGCTAGACATTAATATAGTTGCAGCTAATAACTTGATAGATTTCACCCGTCTCACAAATGCTAAAGGCAATAGCAATAAGGTGAATAACGACATACTACCACTTGATTTTGATTCATTAACGACTGTAGCGCTTTCAAAGGCATCAACACTCACACTAACCTTGGCACTAGCTTCACCTTCTTTATTATCAGAAATAATATAAGTGACAGTATCTGTGCCATCAAACCCTATTGCCGGCGTATATTGAATAGAGTTATTCACAATCGCAGTACTGCCGTGTATCGCTGACGCAGAGATAATCATTAACGTGTCGCCGTCTTCATCGGTATCATTTTTCAATATATCAATCGTTATAACTGTTCTATCATCCGTCGAGGCAACGTCATCATTAGCAACTGGGCTACGATTCGCAATAACGTTAACACTCACCTGCGCACTTGTTGTGCCACCATTACCGTCTGAAATTACATAGGTAATGATATCTATACCCGCATAGTCTGGTTTTGGCATGTAGCTAAGTGATGAATTCGCTAACACCTCTGCCGCACCAAAATTTGCACTTGCACTTAGCACGAGCAGTTCATCACCATCAATGTCGCTGTCATTGGCCAATACATCAATATTAGCCGCTTCATTCCACTGTATCGTAATTGCATCGTTTTCAGCAACGGGTGTGGTATTCGTGCTTAAGTAAATAGCTACACCACCAGGGTCAGCAATGCTACTGTTGGCAACACCGTCGTTATCATTCGGGCCACCATCAACAATTTGTAACTGCACACACCAGTGACCTTCCGTTAAACCTTCTTGCCACTGCTCACTACCAGGAGGAGGGCAAAATCCAGGCTCACCAAGGGTTGAAAACAGTATGTTGTCAGCATCTTCAACAAAATTTCCCCAACCAGCTGCATCAGTGTACTTACGGTAGATGGCATTAAGTGGAATAGGCTGGCGCTGTGGTAATACTAATTTGTATTCTTGTCCTGGCTTTTCTAAACCAACAACAATGTAATCAAAGATACCACCAACTATTTTAGCTTCCCCATCTTCACCGACAGCTTGAACGGTTTCTTCATGGGTTAACAATAAGCTACCGCTTTGCGTTGCAGGTGCGGCCGAGCCTCTACGCAAACATACACCCGATTCACCTTCTACTAAGAAGGTGGCTTGCGTGCTGATCATTTCAGGGACCACATTACACACACTGATAGCATCTAAGTAATCAGCAATTCCGTCACCGTCACTATCAGCAAAACCTTCTTGTGAATCAGGAATTAAGTCGCCATCTGTATCAGTTTCAGTTAATACAGGTAGCGCGCTCACCACGTTTAGGTAGATGTCGGCCTGTGTCGTTAATCCTGGCTCACCCGAGTCTTTAACCTGTGCTGTTAACTTATGAATACCAACCGATAAGTCTGCCGCATCAAACGATATGGCTTCAGATACTGTCCTATTAATTAGCACACTTAACTCATCTGACGTACTTGACCATAGGAGTGTATGGCTATCTGCACTGTTGTTATCGCTAATGGCTGCACTAACGGTTACCTCGCCATCAGATCGCGACAATAACGTACGGTTTTCGTTTTGCTGTTTAGCCGTAAGCATCACCTCTGGTGCAATATTGCCTTCAGATAATGTGATATTTTGTACAGAATCTGGAGAAATGTTCACGGTATCAGACAGGCTAATTACTATGGTTTCACCGCTATCAGCGACGCTATCGTCATAGGTCTCGAAAGTAATACTCGCTGTGTTGGTTTCGCTAATTTCGACTTCACCAGATATTAAGCTATGATCAGCCCCTTCAAGCGCATCACCTGACACAGTAAACGGTACCACCACTGGATAAGTCGGTGACGTGCCGTTCAAGTAAAATTTCACCGTTACCGTACTCCCTTCCACAACGGTTTGGTCTTTACCAATAGAAATCAGCGGATGGATCTGAACACCTTGTGCTGAAATTGACTGATTACCGTCAGCATCGGTAGCCTGCCAGTAAGCTTTACTTATACCAGGAGAAAACATTGCACGATTATCGACCAGCGATACTGGTAATGGGTTACCGTTCGCATCGAGTGCGGTTGCTACGCCTAAATCAACTTTAGTATATAACGCTGTGGCATTAACGACTCGATCTTCCGGTAGGGTAAGCGTTGGCGCGATGTCATCAAACAAGCCGTTAATGGTAAGCGTGACTGTTGCGGTAGTAGTCCCATCATTACCATCAGATATGAGGTAAGTTAATGTGAGTGACCCTATAAAACCAGGAGGGGCATTAAAGACAAGCTGGCCATTTTCAACAACCACGCTACCAATATCAGCATTGCCCGATACAACACTTAACGTATCACCATCAATATCATTGTCATTGATTAAAACATCTAGGACATACCTATTCTGACCATTTTTATCAAACTCCATGGTGTCATCTTCAGCCAATGGCGCATCATTTACTGCATCAATGGT
Proteins encoded:
- a CDS encoding Ig-like domain-containing protein; translation: MRTTAQTIANIKPSVCIKHISAISSLFNLGKFRLKSGIKLLAYNAFALLLFAFTSMAYANNNPVWQHWSKDKIASFTNGYRSDVADFNQDNLPDFIVTSLYGNAVNVYLNDGNGKFATVVSPLGADGADLREVAAGELDGKPGLDFVVADFKNDAVYLYTNNGATPTPAFTRTTLPTDIASPNGAQSISLSDLDGINGLDIVLASQNYRDRIYVYLNDGAGNFTQSRIYDGDNYSLFEITVADVSGDDIPDIIAGDLGSTAGRNFWLKGNGDGTFQAGLNSYATEATDLPSLQTADFNGDSTNDIFAISKTELYWFENNGTGSFTEHLINPGEPIIDNGSQGNVADIDGDGDIDILMGSESDVIWYENNGLGSFTKQQISSGFELINAVNAVDFDGDNSPDIAVVDRVGGGVFWLKSQADFSVEEKNVVVGSVNAEDMDSDTLTYSISGGVDSAKFNINSSNGALTFQNAPDYDIPDDDGKDRIYNFNVSVSDAKANVIMPVEVTITEAPKFAPVITEGTSVSVTMSENANPTAFVLTLNATDQNNDTLTWSISSNATNGIASVSGTGTSKAIGYTPNINHDGTDRFNVRVSDGEGGMDTITVNVIIQNVNVLPMATSQTVSLAEDTAKAMTLKGTDSDGTIARYLIGTPSHGSLSGTAPNLTYIPTADFNGKDSFSFTVTDNDGGVSSAATVSILVSSVNDLPTASAQSVSVEEDGSVGMTLSGSDRDGTIARYLVGTPSHGSLSGTAPNLTYIPTADFNGKDSFAFTVTDNDGGVSSAVTVSITVSSINDLPMANAQSVSVEEDGSVGMTLLGSDLDGTIARYLVGTPSHGSLSGAAPNLTYTPTADFNGSDSFTFSVIDNEGGESEPVKVDITIDAVNDAPLAEDDTMEFDKNGQNRYVLDVLINDNDIDGDTLSVVSGNADIGSVVVENGQLVFNAPPGFIGSLTLTYLISDGNDGTTTATVTLTINGLFDDIAPTLTLPEDRVVNATALYTKVDLGVATALDANGNPLPVSLVDNRAMFSPGISKAYWQATDADGNQSISAQGVQIHPLISIGKDQTVVEGSTVTVKFYLNGTSPTYPVVVPFTVSGDALEGADHSLISGEVEISETNTASITFETYDDSVADSGETIVISLSDTVNISPDSVQNITLSEGNIAPEVMLTAKQQNENRTLLSRSDGEVTVSAAISDNNSADSHTLLWSSTSDELSVLINRTVSEAISFDAADLSVGIHKLTAQVKDSGEPGLTTQADIYLNVVSALPVLTETDTDGDLIPDSQEGFADSDGDGIADYLDAISVCNVVPEMISTQATFLVEGESGVCLRRGSAAPATQSGSLLLTHEETVQAVGEDGEAKIVGGIFDYIVVGLEKPGQEYKLVLPQRQPIPLNAIYRKYTDAAGWGNFVEDADNILFSTLGEPGFCPPPGSEQWQEGLTEGHWCVQLQIVDGGPNDNDGVANSSIADPGGVAIYLSTNTTPVAENDAITIQWNEAANIDVLANDSDIDGDELLVLSASANFGAAEVLANSSLSYMPKPDYAGIDIITYVISDGNGGTTSAQVSVNVIANRSPVANDDVASTDDRTVITIDILKNDTDEDGDTLMIISASAIHGSTAIVNNSIQYTPAIGFDGTDTVTYIISDNKEGEASAKVSVSVDAFESATVVNESKSSGSMSLFTLLLLPLAFVRRVKSIKLLAATILMSSLMVLPAKAEWGLTASVGQATAHVSKGELNRALGSLDAQITALDDSDTSWKLGVVYQVNTNWFVDVSYQSLGDFSASIDGMTLDGNAFKHAVSKVQPITAGGISAAVGYQYFINDQWYLGASSGVLVWKSDNKTYSQGLATINREENGTDLYFGIELGYQLSDNMSAGLGYTYYGLKQHDISSVGLTVKYFL